A window of Methanolobus sediminis contains these coding sequences:
- a CDS encoding PGF-pre-PGF domain-containing protein has translation MKDRKNIAFIFIILLFFTSIASANDSNIIFLKAGHINTDLETDVNNTGPSTMAVSVNNEVPDSSYKYYLVQFDGIVQPEWKDTVETTGAEIFDYVPDNTFVLKMNETVKSQVESLEFVRWIGEYLPVYKYVAEETDSFSNSTNSTIELLVTLFEAENDEQIIEEINQIDGTIIDNSYQILKIEIPVNNIEELTKINGISWIEEYHTPTAFNDVAATIMNVSIVHSNVGLNGSGQIVAVCDTGLDTGVDDETMHADIRGRILKIIDYSDNGAMDYAGHGTHVVGSVLGNGSMSGGQYKGIAPEASLVFQAVQNATDSTNELSAIPGNLSILFQSAYNLTAKIHSNSWGDGDYGKYTTSSQQVDDFIWNNPDMVIVFAAGNSGPSIYSISSPATAKNCITVGASESNRTGVKDFLGYSYDSYTDNIDEVATFSSRGPTVDNRIKPDVVAPGTCIISTRSSLATYEYINISQNTNYAYLSGTSMATPLVSGSIALIREYYLTEEKLENVSAALLKATLINGAYDISQETEAQYDYSQGWGRVDVANSIMVNYPEVIAYYDGKSLSKNESWTHTYEYIENGESLRATLVWTDYPAFEGTTKSLVNDLDFTITDSSDTYYGNGGSDFDRINNVEGIELSSVSDEDYTFNITAHSVNKGGSQPFALVASFTCDNNEFPAPGTQATSKNMAVSTDVVHPQGVDYDSIVMKINNSTVSFTATPITDGYRIEYNSASSYQTGEYNISISASTENGQDFSYSWNFTVDAVTSNNAPVLSHIGTRNVSESSTLIINLSATDADNDTLIFGTNASFGVLYDNTFTWTPDYNDSGVYSVEFNVTDGIEVDNETITINVTNINLPPEFDSISSKTIEVTKNLQFTINATDADGDELVYSNVSTLPDGATFNATSLLFNWTPTVDQKGTYFVNFTVTDGNDYSNLTVPIIVIELSTITKTPSGGGGGGGGGGTTGEDVENIAVKDVSSVFVGIGNVKFDFYRDGNDIQYIGYESLKNSGTISVTIEVLKDKSTFVYSLPAGDVYKNINIWVGKAGYATEDNIADPVIGFKVSRNWIEDNDIDELSIVLERYDGGWSRLSTTQTGSDDEYLYFEASTPGFSPFVIIGEANERLQSVTDEDNSAIDTLNSSINASTEVVTPEKTIGALSALTCGLIIALVCFLYRKQ, from the coding sequence ATGAAGGATAGGAAAAATATTGCATTCATCTTCATAATTTTATTGTTTTTTACATCTATTGCATCGGCAAATGACAGCAACATTATCTTTCTGAAAGCAGGTCATATTAATACTGATCTGGAAACAGATGTCAACAACACCGGACCAAGTACAATGGCTGTTAGTGTCAACAATGAAGTTCCGGATAGTTCTTATAAATATTATCTTGTTCAATTCGATGGCATCGTGCAGCCTGAGTGGAAAGATACGGTGGAGACAACCGGTGCTGAGATTTTTGATTACGTTCCCGATAATACTTTTGTGCTGAAGATGAATGAAACCGTAAAGTCCCAGGTTGAATCTCTGGAATTTGTACGCTGGATTGGGGAGTATTTACCTGTATATAAATATGTGGCAGAAGAAACCGATTCATTTTCTAATTCAACTAATTCTACTATCGAATTATTAGTTACTCTTTTTGAAGCTGAAAACGATGAGCAAATAATCGAAGAAATAAACCAAATTGATGGAACCATTATCGATAATTCATATCAGATTTTAAAAATAGAAATTCCTGTGAACAATATAGAAGAACTGACAAAAATAAACGGGATCTCATGGATTGAAGAGTATCATACTCCTACTGCTTTTAATGACGTTGCGGCAACTATCATGAATGTAAGTATTGTACATTCTAATGTGGGACTTAATGGCAGCGGGCAAATAGTTGCAGTATGCGATACCGGTCTGGATACTGGTGTAGATGATGAGACGATGCATGCGGATATCCGGGGAAGGATACTGAAAATAATTGATTATTCAGATAATGGTGCTATGGATTATGCAGGTCATGGTACACACGTTGTAGGTTCTGTTCTTGGTAATGGTTCTATGTCAGGAGGCCAGTATAAAGGAATAGCTCCAGAAGCAAGTTTGGTATTCCAGGCAGTGCAAAATGCAACTGATTCTACTAATGAATTATCTGCAATCCCAGGTAATCTCAGCATTCTTTTCCAGTCAGCATATAATTTGACCGCAAAAATACATAGTAATAGTTGGGGAGATGGTGATTATGGAAAGTATACTACTTCCTCTCAGCAAGTTGATGATTTTATCTGGAACAATCCAGATATGGTTATTGTTTTCGCAGCAGGTAATTCCGGACCGTCTATATATTCAATATCAAGTCCTGCAACTGCAAAAAACTGTATTACAGTTGGAGCTTCGGAAAGCAATAGAACTGGTGTGAAAGATTTTTTAGGTTATTCTTATGATTCATATACTGATAATATTGACGAAGTAGCAACATTTAGCAGCCGTGGGCCAACAGTTGATAACAGAATAAAACCGGATGTTGTTGCTCCCGGAACATGCATCATTTCAACGAGATCAAGTTTAGCTACTTATGAGTACATTAACATATCACAAAATACAAATTATGCTTATTTAAGTGGAACTAGCATGGCTACACCACTTGTTTCAGGGTCAATAGCTCTCATCCGTGAGTATTATTTGACAGAGGAAAAATTAGAAAATGTCAGTGCTGCACTATTAAAAGCAACTTTAATAAATGGAGCATATGACATATCACAAGAAACCGAAGCTCAATACGATTATTCTCAGGGATGGGGACGTGTTGATGTTGCAAATTCCATAATGGTAAACTATCCAGAAGTAATTGCTTATTATGACGGTAAATCACTTAGCAAAAATGAGTCATGGACTCACACTTACGAGTATATTGAAAATGGAGAGTCATTAAGAGCAACTCTTGTCTGGACTGACTACCCTGCTTTTGAGGGCACAACCAAGTCACTGGTAAATGACCTTGATTTCACCATTACAGACTCTTCAGATACATACTATGGCAATGGTGGTTCCGATTTTGATCGCATCAACAATGTTGAAGGCATCGAATTGAGTAGTGTATCGGATGAAGATTACACATTCAATATCACTGCTCATAGTGTAAACAAAGGAGGATCGCAACCATTTGCTCTTGTAGCTTCCTTTACCTGTGACAACAATGAATTCCCGGCTCCAGGCACACAGGCCACTAGCAAGAACATGGCTGTTTCTACAGATGTTGTCCATCCGCAGGGAGTTGATTATGATTCTATCGTCATGAAAATAAACAACTCTACTGTATCATTTACTGCTACTCCGATAACAGACGGATATAGGATTGAATATAACAGTGCTTCATCCTATCAGACCGGTGAATATAATATATCCATATCAGCCAGTACAGAAAATGGACAGGACTTTTCATACTCATGGAACTTTACCGTAGATGCAGTAACTTCTAACAATGCTCCTGTTCTTTCTCATATTGGAACCAGAAATGTCAGTGAATCTTCCACTCTGATTATAAATCTCTCAGCAACAGATGCTGATAATGACACACTTATTTTTGGTACAAACGCAAGTTTTGGTGTTCTTTATGACAATACTTTTACATGGACTCCAGATTACAATGATTCTGGTGTTTATTCAGTTGAGTTCAATGTAACTGATGGAATTGAAGTTGATAATGAGACGATCACCATTAATGTAACAAATATAAATTTACCTCCAGAGTTTGATTCAATTTCTTCAAAAACAATAGAAGTAACCAAAAATCTCCAATTCACTATCAATGCAACAGATGCAGATGGAGATGAGCTTGTCTATTCTAATGTAAGTACCTTACCTGACGGTGCAACATTCAATGCTACTTCCCTACTATTCAACTGGACTCCAACAGTTGATCAGAAAGGAACATATTTTGTTAATTTCACCGTAACAGATGGAAATGATTATAGCAATTTGACCGTTCCAATAATAGTAATTGAATTATCAACTATTACAAAAACACCTTCTGGCGGCGGAGGAGGAGGCGGTGGTGGCGGTACCACTGGAGAAGATGTTGAGAACATCGCAGTAAAAGATGTCAGCTCTGTCTTCGTGGGAATAGGTAATGTTAAGTTTGATTTCTATAGAGATGGCAACGATATTCAGTATATTGGTTATGAATCACTGAAGAATTCCGGAACTATCTCAGTGACAATAGAGGTACTGAAAGATAAGTCCACATTTGTTTATTCACTTCCTGCCGGAGATGTTTACAAGAATATAAACATCTGGGTAGGTAAGGCAGGATATGCAACAGAAGATAACATTGCTGACCCTGTGATTGGGTTCAAAGTATCCAGAAACTGGATAGAGGATAATGATATCGATGAGCTAAGCATTGTTCTTGAGAGATATGATGGCGGCTGGAGCAGACTCTCAACCACGCAAACAGGTTCAGATGATGAATACCTGTATTTCGAGGCAAGTACACCGGGATTCTCACCTTTTGTTATCATAGGTGAAGCAAATGAGAGACTGCAATCCGTTACTGATGAAGATAATTCTGCCATAGATACTCTAAATTCCAGCATAAATGCTTCAACAGAGGTAGTTACACCGGAAAAAACAATTGGGGCACTTTCTGCTCTGACTTGTGGCTTGATTATTGCTTTAGTCTGCTTCCTATATAGGAAGCAGTAA
- a CDS encoding 30S ribosomal protein S27ae, which translates to MAAKASSKAASKPAKDYYNVSGDSIERTNQFCPRCGEGVFLAEHKDRRSCGKCGYTEFKK; encoded by the coding sequence ATGGCAGCAAAAGCAAGCAGTAAAGCAGCAAGCAAGCCTGCAAAAGACTACTATAATGTCAGTGGCGATTCAATAGAGCGCACCAACCAGTTCTGCCCACGCTGTGGTGAGGGAGTTTTCCTCGCAGAGCACAAGGACAGACGTTCATGCGGTAAGTGCGGATACACTGAGTTTAAGAAATAA
- a CDS encoding 30S ribosomal protein S24e, whose protein sequence is MDIKIIKEKNNALLNRRELNLAVTFDGATPSRDDVKAKLAAMLNAPLELVIVQKMNNEFGKQEIDAYVKIYEDAARMKQIEEAYVLERNKLPEPEAAEETTEE, encoded by the coding sequence ATGGATATCAAAATTATTAAAGAAAAAAATAATGCACTCCTTAACAGGCGTGAATTAAACCTCGCGGTTACATTCGATGGTGCAACACCATCAAGAGACGATGTTAAAGCTAAACTTGCAGCTATGCTCAATGCACCATTGGAACTTGTCATCGTTCAGAAAATGAACAACGAGTTCGGTAAGCAGGAAATTGACGCATACGTCAAGATCTATGAAGATGCAGCTCGTATGAAGCAGATCGAGGAAGCATATGTTCTTGAAAGGAACAAGCTCCCTGAGCCAGAAGCAGCTGAAGAGACCACAGAGGAATAA
- a CDS encoding GTP-dependent dephospho-CoA kinase family protein: protein MGIELTLPETLRPRFREIFGRLYKGKGADTIEKLSVDLGSPTKLISVGDVTTFHLLNHGIIPDILIVDDRTKRGPASDRVVVGTKHTGFTEISVDNPAGVITEDLIDAVGNALKSDENVRIFVRGEEDLAAVPAILMAPEGSAVLYGQPDEGVVLVKITSDKKEQMEDLLTAILDGQACNNQEIETIRRKLNGYQNY, encoded by the coding sequence TTGGGCATTGAGCTTACTTTGCCCGAAACATTACGTCCTCGTTTTCGGGAAATATTCGGACGCCTTTACAAAGGTAAAGGTGCCGATACCATTGAAAAACTTTCAGTGGATCTTGGTAGTCCCACAAAACTTATATCCGTGGGTGATGTTACTACCTTCCACTTGCTCAATCATGGAATAATTCCGGACATCCTTATAGTGGATGACCGAACAAAACGCGGTCCGGCTTCTGATCGGGTCGTGGTGGGTACCAAGCATACAGGGTTCACCGAAATATCCGTTGACAATCCAGCAGGGGTCATAACCGAAGATCTGATAGATGCTGTAGGAAATGCATTAAAATCAGATGAGAATGTCAGGATATTTGTGCGCGGCGAGGAGGACCTTGCGGCTGTACCTGCAATTCTTATGGCACCGGAAGGTTCAGCTGTTCTTTACGGACAGCCGGATGAAGGTGTTGTACTTGTCAAGATAACATCAGATAAGAAGGAACAAATGGAGGATCTGTTAACGGCGATACTCGACGGACAGGCCTGCAATAATCAGGAAATAGAGACTATTCGGAGGAAACTGAATGGATATCAAAATTATTAA
- the spt4 gene encoding transcription elongation factor subunit Spt4: protein MSEQVCRECHRIINGQTCPICGSSNLSADWSGMVIIIDPERSEIAKKIDVKVPDKYALKVR from the coding sequence ATGAGTGAACAGGTTTGTAGGGAATGCCACAGAATCATTAATGGTCAGACATGTCCCATTTGCGGTTCAAGCAATCTCAGTGCTGACTGGAGTGGTATGGTAATTATCATAGATCCGGAACGCTCGGAAATTGCAAAGAAAATTGATGTGAAGGTCCCGGACAAATATGCATTGAAGGTGCGCTAG
- a CDS encoding DNA-directed RNA polymerase: MYKKMKLADTIRVAPDLLGKDVNENVKNALKHKLEGRIDKEIGAIVAITQINEIGEGHILVGDGAVYYDVNFDAIVFVPTIQEVIEGEVVETVDFGAFVSIGAMDGLLHVSQVTDDFMSYDGKNGRLVSKNGGRALSEGDKVRARIVAVSINEREPRESKIGLTMRQHSLGKFEWLEDARRPSAEKE, from the coding sequence ATGTATAAAAAGATGAAGCTTGCCGATACTATTCGTGTTGCGCCAGATCTTTTAGGCAAGGATGTTAACGAGAATGTCAAGAATGCCCTGAAGCACAAGCTGGAAGGCAGAATAGACAAGGAAATTGGTGCTATCGTTGCCATCACACAGATCAACGAAATTGGTGAAGGTCATATCCTTGTTGGTGACGGTGCTGTATACTACGATGTGAACTTTGACGCAATAGTCTTTGTTCCAACTATCCAGGAAGTTATTGAGGGAGAAGTTGTAGAGACCGTTGACTTTGGTGCCTTTGTAAGTATCGGAGCTATGGATGGACTCCTGCACGTAAGTCAGGTTACTGATGATTTCATGTCATACGATGGAAAGAACGGCAGACTTGTCAGCAAGAATGGTGGCAGGGCACTTTCAGAGGGTGACAAGGTCAGGGCACGTATCGTTGCTGTGAGCATCAATGAGAGAGAACCAAGGGAAAGCAAGATAGGACTGACAATGCGTCAGCATTCCCTGGGTAAGTTCGAATGGCTGGAAGATGCCAGAAGGCCTTCCGCTGAGAAAGAGTAA
- a CDS encoding DNA-binding protein, whose amino-acid sequence MKVIIDTNALMIPVQFKVDIFEELKRLGFDIHLVPTAVITELDNLIKNLKGQDRIAAKVARSMAERCETVRADGHADDVILELAIDLEAAVLTNDIGLRRRLEEKNIPVICLRQKNRLEIVS is encoded by the coding sequence TTGAAGGTAATTATTGATACGAACGCATTAATGATACCTGTCCAGTTCAAAGTCGATATTTTTGAAGAGCTTAAGCGACTTGGATTCGATATCCATCTCGTTCCCACAGCTGTTATCACTGAACTGGACAACCTGATCAAAAATCTCAAAGGACAGGACAGGATTGCAGCGAAGGTTGCCCGGTCAATGGCAGAGAGATGTGAGACCGTCCGTGCTGACGGGCACGCTGACGATGTCATTCTGGAACTGGCCATCGATCTTGAAGCTGCCGTACTGACCAATGATATCGGACTTAGAAGAAGACTAGAAGAAAAAAATATCCCGGTAATTTGTCTGCGTCAGAAGAACCGACTTGAGATTGTTTCATAA
- a CDS encoding translation initiation factor IF-2 subunit gamma, whose protein sequence is MSQPCVNIGMVGHVDHGKTTLVSALSGVWTDTHSEEMKRGISIRLGYADTTFRKCPNCPEPQCYTVEKTCPGCGEPSEELRTVSFVDAPGHETLMATMLSGAAIMDGAILVIAANETCPQPQTKEHLMALNIIGIENLVIVQNKIDLVPKEKVIEHYHQIKEFVKGTVAEGAPIVPISAQQNINIDALIMAMEEKIPTPVHKIDKPPHMLIARSFDINKPGTPIKKITGGVIGGTLTEGMLHPGDELEVKPGRKVESDGMTRWESIVTKVSMIVAGKENVEEATPGGLLAVGTTLDPTLTKSDSLTGQVAGLPGTLPPTRDDLKLELHLLERVVGVSDEEVIGPIKTSEPLMLNVGTATTVGVVTSARKDIAEVKLKRPVCAEGDSMVAISRRVGSRWRLIGVGVIKD, encoded by the coding sequence TTGAGTCAACCTTGTGTTAATATCGGCATGGTAGGACATGTCGACCACGGAAAAACCACACTTGTCAGCGCGCTGTCAGGAGTATGGACAGATACACATAGCGAAGAGATGAAGCGTGGAATATCTATCAGACTGGGCTATGCAGACACTACTTTCAGGAAGTGTCCGAATTGTCCGGAACCTCAGTGTTATACAGTAGAGAAGACCTGCCCTGGATGTGGTGAACCATCCGAAGAGCTCAGGACTGTGTCCTTTGTAGATGCTCCAGGTCACGAAACACTGATGGCTACTATGCTGTCCGGTGCAGCTATCATGGATGGTGCCATTCTTGTTATCGCGGCAAATGAAACATGCCCACAGCCACAGACAAAAGAACACCTGATGGCACTGAACATTATCGGTATCGAGAACCTTGTGATCGTCCAGAACAAGATCGACCTTGTACCAAAGGAAAAGGTCATTGAACACTATCACCAGATCAAGGAATTTGTGAAGGGAACCGTTGCAGAGGGTGCACCTATCGTGCCAATATCCGCACAACAGAACATAAATATCGATGCTCTTATCATGGCAATGGAAGAGAAGATCCCAACGCCAGTTCATAAGATAGACAAACCACCTCACATGCTTATTGCAAGATCATTCGATATCAACAAGCCAGGTACACCTATTAAGAAAATTACCGGTGGTGTTATCGGCGGCACACTTACAGAAGGAATGCTGCATCCTGGTGACGAACTTGAGGTCAAGCCGGGAAGAAAGGTTGAGAGTGATGGTATGACCAGGTGGGAATCTATTGTTACTAAGGTTTCTATGATCGTTGCCGGAAAGGAAAACGTTGAAGAGGCAACTCCTGGAGGACTGCTTGCAGTAGGTACCACTCTTGATCCGACACTCACAAAGAGTGATTCACTGACAGGACAGGTAGCAGGTCTGCCCGGAACCTTACCTCCAACACGTGATGATCTCAAACTCGAGCTTCACTTGCTTGAGAGAGTTGTAGGGGTTTCCGATGAGGAAGTTATCGGACCTATAAAGACTAGTGAGCCATTGATGCTGAATGTGGGTACAGCAACTACTGTTGGTGTTGTCACCAGCGCACGTAAGGACATTGCAGAGGTCAAATTGAAAAGACCTGTCTGTGCGGAAGGAGATTCCATGGTTGCTATAAGCAGGCGTGTGGGCTCACGCTGGAGACTTATTGGTGTAGGAGTTATCAAGGATTGA
- a CDS encoding RAD55 family ATPase gives MQINRVPTGIRELDEILEGGYPAQQGILVSGSPGSGKTILATHFLYRSCQDGKKCVLMLTQVNVESFLEQAMSIGIDFTSCIKKGTLQITKSFETRTNKIYNAARHGSRIGFLEKDSVQSVQDIPDDVEVVVIDNLDMLSLYHDMEEFADKFFTINDILFDKKCTTLFLIGPEESGQKLAIAQHTSFGNIELSVIRDSVTGKGMRQMYIPKMRCTYLMLEPLNYKISNKGIKIEKIFQRDDIINYAMRSMS, from the coding sequence ATGCAGATCAACAGAGTTCCTACGGGAATACGAGAACTGGACGAAATACTCGAAGGAGGCTATCCCGCACAGCAGGGTATTCTGGTAAGTGGTTCCCCAGGTTCTGGAAAAACTATCCTTGCAACTCATTTTCTTTACAGGTCATGTCAGGATGGGAAAAAATGCGTACTTATGCTTACCCAGGTCAATGTAGAAAGTTTTCTTGAACAGGCTATGAGCATTGGAATTGATTTCACTTCATGCATAAAAAAAGGAACTCTGCAAATAACCAAATCCTTTGAAACCAGGACTAACAAAATATACAATGCTGCAAGACATGGCAGTAGAATAGGATTTCTGGAAAAAGACAGTGTGCAGAGTGTTCAGGACATTCCTGACGATGTAGAAGTTGTGGTTATAGACAATTTAGATATGCTTTCTCTTTACCATGATATGGAAGAGTTTGCAGATAAGTTCTTTACTATAAATGATATCCTTTTTGATAAGAAATGTACAACTCTTTTTTTGATAGGCCCGGAAGAAAGCGGACAGAAACTTGCCATTGCACAGCATACTTCTTTTGGTAACATCGAACTGAGTGTTATCAGGGATAGCGTGACAGGTAAAGGGATGAGACAAATGTATATTCCTAAAATGAGATGTACTTATCTCATGCTGGAGCCTCTAAACTACAAAATAAGTAATAAAGGTATTAAGATCGAGAAGATCTTCCAGAGGGATGATATAATTAACTATGCTATGAGATCTATGTCATGA
- a CDS encoding formate--phosphoribosylaminoimidazolecarboxamide ligase family protein, producing the protein MIDRKEIAEIIEDYDLDKVKIGAVASHSALDIFDGAIEEDFRTFAVCQQGREKTYTEYFKSQRDSNGKVVRGIVDEHILLNKFSETTSAAVQKKLVEENVLFIPNRSFTSYCGIDDVENDFKVPLVGSRNMLRSEERGMDRDYYWLLEKAGLPFPERINDPQDIEELVMVKLPHAVKKLERGFFTAGTYEEYQQKAQSLLKQGVITQDALDNARIERYVIGPVFNFDMFYSPVETEMSKLEILGIDWRFETSLDGHVRLPAPQQMTLAEHQLTPEYTVCGHNSATLRESLLEKVFELSQKYIDAAKKHYDPGVIGPFCLQTCVDKDLNFYIYDVAPRVGGGTNVHMSVGHPYGNTTWRKPMSTGRRVAFEIRRAIETDQLDKIIT; encoded by the coding sequence ATGATAGACAGAAAAGAGATCGCAGAGATCATTGAAGATTATGATTTAGATAAGGTCAAGATCGGTGCTGTGGCGTCACATTCAGCACTTGATATCTTTGACGGGGCAATTGAAGAGGATTTCAGGACATTTGCTGTTTGCCAGCAGGGTCGTGAAAAAACCTACACAGAATACTTCAAGTCCCAGAGAGACAGCAATGGTAAGGTTGTCCGTGGTATTGTGGACGAACACATTTTGCTGAACAAATTCAGTGAAACCACCAGTGCAGCCGTCCAGAAGAAACTTGTAGAAGAGAATGTGCTTTTCATTCCAAACCGTTCATTCACATCATACTGTGGTATCGATGACGTAGAGAACGATTTCAAAGTCCCTCTTGTTGGAAGCAGGAACATGCTCCGCAGTGAAGAGAGAGGTATGGACCGTGACTACTACTGGCTCCTTGAGAAAGCAGGATTGCCATTCCCTGAAAGGATCAATGACCCGCAGGACATAGAGGAACTTGTAATGGTAAAGCTCCCTCATGCAGTCAAGAAGCTTGAAAGAGGTTTCTTCACAGCAGGAACCTACGAGGAATATCAACAGAAGGCACAGTCCCTGCTCAAACAGGGTGTTATCACTCAGGATGCACTTGACAACGCAAGAATTGAGCGTTATGTAATTGGTCCGGTCTTCAATTTTGACATGTTCTACTCACCTGTAGAGACCGAGATGAGCAAACTTGAGATTCTTGGTATCGACTGGCGCTTTGAGACAAGCCTTGACGGACACGTACGTCTTCCTGCACCACAGCAGATGACACTTGCAGAACACCAGCTCACACCTGAGTACACAGTATGTGGTCACAACTCAGCAACCCTCAGGGAATCACTTCTTGAGAAGGTATTCGAGCTTTCCCAGAAATACATCGATGCTGCAAAGAAACACTATGACCCTGGAGTAATCGGTCCGTTCTGTCTCCAGACATGTGTTGACAAAGATCTTAACTTTTACATATATGATGTAGCACCACGTGTTGGCGGTGGAACAAATGTCCACATGTCAGTTGGTCACCCATATGGAAACACCACATGGAGAAAGCCAATGAGCACAGGTCGCCGTGTTGCTTTTGAGATAAGAAGAGCAATTGAGACCGACCAGCTTGACAAGATAATTACATAA
- a CDS encoding stage II sporulation protein M, translating to MHDENVREVFRIYIRELKPFVFFSFVAFLISAIAGYVYYATNPSYALDSLGGLEELAEMLQGLSAIEIMLLIFVNNALKMFLSVLLGFALGIVPLGFLLLNGFVIGIFAHYQTAESGVLFVIAGLTPHGIIEIPMLIISSAIGMKIGYVAFQGLRSEPVDLKAEIIRGIKFYLHWLFPLIFLAAVIETFITPLVIYMVSGV from the coding sequence ATGCACGATGAAAATGTAAGAGAGGTATTCAGGATATATATTCGTGAGTTAAAACCATTTGTATTTTTTAGCTTTGTAGCGTTTTTAATATCAGCTATTGCAGGCTATGTATATTATGCTACAAACCCTTCATACGCATTGGATTCCCTTGGCGGACTGGAGGAACTTGCAGAAATGCTCCAGGGCCTTTCAGCAATTGAAATTATGCTGCTTATCTTTGTGAACAATGCTTTGAAAATGTTCTTGTCAGTCCTTTTGGGCTTTGCTCTTGGCATTGTTCCTCTGGGATTTCTTCTATTGAACGGTTTTGTCATCGGCATATTTGCACATTATCAGACTGCTGAGAGTGGAGTTCTTTTTGTAATTGCAGGGCTTACTCCTCACGGTATAATCGAGATTCCAATGCTGATCATCTCTTCTGCTATAGGGATGAAAATAGGATATGTAGCATTCCAGGGTCTCCGGTCGGAACCAGTTGACCTTAAAGCTGAAATTATCAGGGGAATCAAATTTTATCTTCACTGGCTTTTTCCACTTATATTTCTTGCAGCAGTGATAGAGACTTTTATTACACCACTGGTTATCTACATGGTAAGCGGAGTTTGA
- a CDS encoding DUF63 family protein produces the protein MLIVLGYSYIITAVIIMPFIDKVTQFINEYYIDPILHDSGYNIVNTVTWAIVLGICIFGVVKLLKKLDIEIDDRFTVSVIPFILAGSSMRVLEDTGFLTHPLSYLLITPNIYFVVFVITVFFLVLSKWIVKLKGTGDYRKLFAGFGLFWFAVNLSILFYLEDLTRPWVPVFVLAAASMIVILLKTLFDRIGFDLLKSKINMAILWVHLMDASSTIAGIDFLGYYEKHVVPSYLIDLTGTAFVMYPLKLSIFIPVLYVLDNHFDEDEESQTLKTFLKLVIIVLGLSPACRNTIRMAFGV, from the coding sequence ATGTTAATCGTATTAGGGTATTCCTATATTATTACTGCTGTGATTATAATGCCATTCATAGATAAAGTTACCCAATTCATTAACGAATATTACATCGACCCGATACTACATGATAGTGGCTACAATATCGTTAATACTGTCACATGGGCAATCGTGCTGGGAATTTGTATTTTCGGCGTTGTGAAGCTGTTGAAAAAACTGGATATAGAGATCGACGACAGGTTTACAGTATCCGTGATTCCTTTTATCCTCGCGGGCTCATCTATGAGGGTTTTAGAGGATACGGGATTCCTTACTCACCCTCTTAGTTATCTTCTCATAACTCCGAACATTTATTTTGTGGTATTTGTCATCACAGTTTTCTTCCTTGTACTTTCCAAATGGATAGTCAAATTGAAAGGAACAGGTGATTACAGAAAGCTGTTTGCAGGATTCGGACTTTTTTGGTTTGCAGTAAATCTTTCTATTCTTTTCTATCTGGAAGATCTGACCCGACCATGGGTTCCTGTCTTTGTTCTTGCTGCAGCCAGTATGATAGTAATATTATTAAAAACATTATTTGACCGCATAGGTTTCGATCTTCTCAAAAGCAAGATCAATATGGCTATTCTATGGGTTCACCTGATGGATGCATCTTCAACCATTGCAGGAATTGATTTTCTGGGATACTACGAGAAGCATGTTGTGCCATCATACCTGATAGACCTTACAGGAACTGCTTTTGTGATGTATCCGTTAAAACTATCTATATTCATTCCGGTATTATATGTACTGGATAATCATTTTGATGAGGACGAGGAATCACAAACATTAAAAACGTTCCTCAAACTGGTGATCATAGTCCTTGGATTATCTCCCGCATGCAGAAACACAATCAGAATGGCATTTGGAGTCTGA